GGAAGTCAGTTGCTGGCGGATGATTCGGGGCGATTCATGGGCTCGGTTTCTGGAGGCTGCATCGAGGGCGAAGTGATGCGCCGCGCATTGGAAGTCATCGACACCGGAGAACCTGCGCTGCTCGATTTTGGCATCGCCAACGAGGATGCCTGGTCCGTGGGGCTCAGCTGCGGCGGCCGGATCCAGGTTTTTGTCGAGCCCGTCAGTCGCACGAAGTCGGACGTCCTCTCCGCGATTTTCGAGGCCAAGAGGGCGAAGGTTCCTGTCGCCCTGCTGACGCAGCTTCCCACCGGCGAGCAGATCGTCGTGGGGCCGCTGTCAGTGTCCCAAGATGCTGAGAAGCTGTTGGAAAACCGTCATGAGCGGGCGTCAGCCGGGGGAGGTCGGAGTGCAGGAACCGGAGCATACACGGTAGTACGTGAGGATTCCGAGCACCGCCCGACTCCGGATCACGCACGCGCAGTAGGTTTTCCAACAGATTCTGAGATCGACCCAGCCGCGATCAGGCGCAGCCGAGAACTGTTGGCCGAGGATCGCAGCGAGCGGTTCGACTCGGCTTCGGGGCCGGTCTTCATCCAGGTCTTCAATCCGTCGTTCAAGCTGATCTTGGTCGGCGCCGTGCACATCGCGCAGCCATTGGCGCGCCTCGGCGCTCTCGCGGGCTACGAGATCCTGATCATCGATCCGCGCGGCGCGTTTGCCGAAGCCGAGCGCTTCGCCGGGCTCAGGGTCGATGCCCGCTGGCCTGATCTCGTTATCACCGTGGTGAGTCAAACGGTGCCCGACGAACCGGAATTCATCGGGCAAACCGAGTCTTCCCGTCCGGTCGAGATCCGATCGCAGGTGACGGGCATCATCGAGGAGCGCGTTTTCCGGGAAGGCCGCAACGTCAAGAAGGGCGACCTGCTCTATCAGATCGATCCCGTGCCCTTTCAGGCCGCCAAGGCGAGCGCCAAGGCGATGGTGGGTCAGGCCGAGGCGCGCCTGGTGCAGGCCAAGCAAAACCACGCTCGCGTTAAACCGCTGCTCGCCGAGCAGGCGGTGAGCCAAAAAGATGTCGATGATGCCGTCGCCGAAGATCTGGCGGCGAAGGCGGCGCTTGCGGCAGCCAAGGCGCAACTGGTGAAGGCCCAGTTCGACCTGGACAATACCCGCATCACCGCGCCCATCGCTGGTCTGATCGAGCGGACCCGTGTCTATGAGGGGCGACTGGTGTCCGTGCAGACCGATCTGCTTACAATCATCCACCGGGTGGATCCCATGTATGTGACCGTCAGCGTCCCGGAACCCTTCCTACTCAAACGCCTCAGGGACCGCACCTTGAAGCGGGTCCAAGGGGCGGGCGTCTATCAATTGCGAGGGATTATCACCTTTGTGGACGGTACCAGGTATCCCCATGAGGGCAAGTTGGATCTGCTGGATGTGGGACTGCGCACCGCGACCGGGACCCGGGATGTACGGGTGGTCTTCCCCAATCCCGAGCAAGGTATAACTCCGGGGGAGCGGGCCTTGCTGCCGGGGCAGTTCGTCAAGGTGCGCTTCGCGGGTTCGGTCCGCACCGGAGTCGTGCTGGTCCCGCAGCGGGCGGTTCAGGTCGGTCCGGAGGGACCCGCGGTTTATGTCGTAGGGGAGGGCGAAAAAGCGGCGCTTCGCCCCGTCCAAGCCACCAGCTGGCAGGGTAACCAGTGGATCGTCGAAGCAGGGCTGGGCGCGGGAGAGCGGGTGGTGGTGACCGGTCTGCAAGCGATCATGCCGGGGTCGTCGGTGAAAACGGTTCCCTATGTCGCCGCTGATGCCGCCCCGCTCGCCAATCCGGCGGACACCGAAACCGGAGGGGTTCCGTGAGCCCCAGCTTCTTCATCGACCGCCCGATCTTTGCCTCGGTCCTCTCCATCGTGATCGTGGTGGTGGGTCTGGTGTCCATGCAGGTCCTGCCCGTGGCCCAATACCCCGAGATCACGCCCCCGGTGGTGCAGATCGAGGCCGACTATCCGGGCGCGAGCGCCGAGGTCGTAGCCGACGCCGTGGCACGTCCGATCGAAGTGCAGCTTCCGGGCATCGACAACCTCCTCTACTACGACTCGACCAGCACCAACGATGGGCACATGACCCTCCGGCTCACCTTCGAGATCGGGACCGATATCGATATCGCCGCCATACAGACGCAGAACCGCGAGAAGCTGGCCGAGCCGCAGTTGCCCCCCGAGGTCGTCCGCCGCGGCATCACGGTGAGAAAAGTGTCCCCGGATCTCCTGGGGGTGCTGACCCTGGAGTCGACCGATCCGCGGCACGACGCCTTGTTTCTCGCCAACTACGCGATCCTGCGGGTGCTCGATAACATCAAGCGGCTGCCGGGCGTCGGGGATGCCTTGGTGTTCGGCGCGCAGAGCTACAGCATGCGGTTGATCCTGGACCCGGTTCGGATGGCGCAGCTCGCACTCACCCCGACCGACATCGCCAACGTCGTCAACGAGCAGAATCGCGATTTTCCCTCTGGTACGGTCGGTCGCGAGCCCGCGCCCCTGGGAACCGAGCTCACCCTCCCGGTGATCACGCACGGCCGCATGACGGAGGTGAATGAATTCGAGGAGATGATCGTGAGAGCACTCCCGAACGGGTCCATGATCCGGCTCAAGGACGTGGCGAGGGTCGAGTTGGGCGCCCAGTCCTACGACCTCCAAGGGCGATTCAAGGGCAAGCCGACGACGTTTTTACTGACCTTTCTCTCTCCGGGGGCGAACGCGCTCGATACGGTCAAGCGCATTCGCGCCGAGATGGATGCGCTGGCAAAGAGCTTTCCGCCAGGTGTGAGATACGACGTTCCCTACGACACGACCCGGTTCACGGGGCTGGCACTTGGGATCTACGCCATCGTGATCGGCCTCGCCGTCGGGATGTTCTGGACGCTCCCTTCGGCCTTCCTGCCCGAGGAGGACCAGGGCTATTTCATCAGCATGGTCCAGCTACCGGAGGGTGCGTCAAAACAGCGGACAACGGAGGTGGTGAGCAAGCTCGAACAGTACTATCTGGCCGTGCCGGAGATCCATAGCACCAACGTTCTGGTCGGCCAAAACTTCGTGTTCAGCACCCGCGGCTCCAATACGGCGACCATGTTCACTCCCTTGCGCCTCTGGGATGAACGCACGAGCCCGGACCAACACGTCAAGGCGCTCATCGGGAACGCATTCGGGGAATTCGCGAAGATCCCCGAGGCGCAGGTCCTGGCCTTCAACGCGCCCTCGATCCGGGGGCTGGGGGCAACGGGTGGGTTCTCGGTGCAGATCCAGGATCCCGCCGGGGGGGACTTCAAGCGATTTGCCGCCGTCGCCCAGGAGTTCATCGCAAAGGCCAAACAGAACCCGGCGATTGGGGCCATCGGCACCAGCTTTCGCGTGAGCTCCCCGCGGCTCTCTCTCCACGTGAACCGGGAACGGGCCAAGGCGCTCGGCGTGCCCATTTCCGAAGTCTTCGACACCCTGCAGGCCTATTTCGGCAACCTCTACATCAACGACTTCGTAAAATTCGGCCGGGTCTATCGCGTGCAGACGGAGGCGGAGGCCCAGTACCGTTCGCGCCCGGAGGACATCGCCAAGATCTACGTCCGCGCCCAGAACGAACAGGGCACGTCCATGATCCCGCTCGATGCGGTGGTCACGACGGAATTCACCAGCGGGCCCGATCCGGTGACCCACTTCAACGGCTACAACGCCGCCTTGATGTTGGGCGAAGCGGCACCCGGCTACAGCTCGGGTCAGGCGCTCGATGCCTTGGAGCGCGCGGCCGAGGAGACCCTCGTCCCCAAGGGCTATGCCCTCGACTGGAGCGGGATCACCTACCAGGAGCGCAAGGTGGGGACGCAATCCGTCCTGGCTTTCGCCTTCGGCCTGCTCATGGTGTTCCTCGTGTTGGCCGCTCAGTATGAGAGCTGGTCCGTGCCCCTGGTCGTGAATCTGGCGGTTCCCTTCGGCATCTTCGGGGCCTTGGCGGCCGTATGGATCCGCGGCATTACCAACGACATCTTTTTCCAAATCGGCTTGGTGACGCTCATCGGTCTTTCGGCCAAGAACGCCATCCTGATCGTGGAGTTCGTGAACAAGCGCTATCAAGCCGGACTTCCGGTCATCGACGCCGCGCTCGAGGGCGCCAGGCTACGCTTCCGTCCGATCATCATGACCTCCATGGCCTTCATTCTGGGGGTCACGCCGCTGGTTTTGGCCACCGGCGCCGGGGCCGCCGGCCGTCATTCCATCGGCACCGGCGTATTCGGCGGCATGCTCGCAGAAACCTTCCTGGCCATCTTTTTCACCCCGGTCTTTTTCGTGCTGAACCGGAAGCTTGCCGAGTTCCTCTCCCGTCGACGCACCAAGGGGAAGAGCCCCGTGCCGGCCCAGCCTTCAGCTAGTGGAGGACCTTGAGATGCGCGGCCTCGTAGCGGTGAGCGTCGCGCTCATGCTGAACGCCTGTGCGCTCGGCCCTGACTACGTACGCCCCGATATCGTCACACCCAGCGGCTTCCGTATGGCGAGAGCCGAGGGAGAGTCCATCGCCAATCTGCCCTGGTGGAAACTCCTGCGCGACGACGAACTGCAAAAGCTCGTTCGCATCTCACTCCAGGAGAACAAGGACCTGCACCAAGCACTGGCGAGCATCGACGAATTTGAAGCGCGGCTTGCTATCGCCCGGATGGACTTCGCGCCCCAAGTAAGTGCAACGGCCAACGCCCCCGCCCTCGGCCGCATGAACGCAACCAGCATCCCAGGTTTTCCTACACCCTCCAGCTACTACATCCAGGGCAATCTCTCCTGGGAGATCGATATCTGGGGGCGGGTGCGCCGGGCGAACGAGGCGGCGCGTGCCGACCTGCTCGCCCGGGCGGAGAACCGGCGGGCGGTGGTTCTGGCGCTCGTGAGCGGAGTCGCCCAGGCCTATTTCGATCTCCGCCAGCTCGATATGCAATTGGACATCGTTCGGCGCACGCTACAATCGTGGGAAGAATCCGTCAGGATCGCCCGGGCTCGGTTGCGGCAGGGCCTGATCCCCAAGCTCGACGCCGACCAGTTCGAGGCGGAACGGGCCAACGCCGCGTCGCGCGCGGCGGAGCTCAAGCGGCGGATGGTGCAAAAGGAGAACGAGCTGAACGTGCTGCTAGGGCGGAATCCCGCGCAGATCCCCAGGGGGCGAGCGCTCACCGACCAGATGCTGCCGCCTGCAGTGCCGGCCGGCCTGCCTTCCGAGCTACTGCAGCGCCGCCCGGACATCCTGCAAGCGGAGCAGCAGCTGACCGCGGCCACCGCCCGGATCGGGGTCGCAAAGGCCGAGCGATTTCCGAAGATCACGCTCACGGGACTCCTCGGCCTGGCGAGCCCGCAGCTTTCCGCTCTCGGGAGCGGTGCCTTTGGATCCGCCGGCCTCGCTTTGGCCGCGCCCCTCTTCAATGCCCAAGCCTTGGGCTTCCAACAGCGGGCGGCCGAGGCCCAAGCCAAGCAGGTCCTGGCCCAATACCAGCAGACGATCCTGGTAGCTTTCAGGGAGGTCGAGGATGCCCTCGTCGGGGTGGACACGGCCCGGGAGCAGACCGAGGCGCAAGAAAGCCAAGTCGCCTCGCTACGATCGGCCCTACATCTCGCCGAACTGCGCTACCAGGGCGGACTCTCCAACTATCTGGATGTGCTCACATCCAAGCGGAACCTCTTTGACGCAGAGCTTACGCTTACGGCGACCCAGCGCTTGCACTTGGTGTCCATAGTCCAGCTCTACAAGGCGCTGGGTGGGGGGTGGTCGCCAAGCGACACGCTCCAAAGTATAGATTCTTTCGCCGTGACTTCTTTGCATTTGGCAAAGAAGTTTCGTCTGCCCTTTGGTTGCGGCCAGAGGCCGCGCTAGGAAGGATACGGTAAAGTGACCGGTAAAGACATGCGCATCACACCTCAGCTTGAAAAGCCACACCAGCGCGAGCTGCAGAATGTAGTTGAGCAGGCTGTCATCCTCTGGCCCTGCATACGAGAGTGGATGCGGCCACGGCCGATCGAGCCAGCCCTGGAACGGCAACGACATAGACAGCTACGCCGACGGTCTCGCGATGCTCGTCGAAACGCTCGATCTCAAGAACGCGATTCATCTCGGCCACTCCACGGGCGGCGGTGAAGTCGCCCGCTATATCTGCCGCCACGGCACGAAGCGTATGGCCAAGGCTGTGCTGATCGGCGCGGTGCCGCCGTTGATGCTGAAGACGGCCGCCAATCCCGGCGGCCTCCCGATGGAGGCGTTCGACCAGATCCGCGCAGGCGTCCTCGCCGACCGCTCGCAGCTCACCGGGAATCAGCCTGGTGACAGAAGAACCACAAACCGTAAGATGAAAAACGTTGAGAAACCATAAAAGGAGATCTCAATGGAAACAATGAAAGCAGTGCGAATTCATACGTATGGTGGTCCAGAGGTACTCAAGTACGAAGAGGCCCCGCGCCCAAAGCCAGGGGCCGGTGAAGTCCTGATCCGAGTGCACGCAGCCGGGGTGAATCCAGTGGATTGGAAAATCCGTGAGGGCTATTTCAAAGGAAGGGTGGACCATTCGCTGCCCCTGATTCTAGGGTGGGACCTCTCGGGCGTTGTCGAGGTCACAGGCTCCGGCGTCGCTCAATTAAAAACCGGCGATGAGGTCTATACAGCCGCCCGGACAGCGCTCGGGATGGGGCCTATGCTGAGCACATCGTTGTTCGAGAGACGGAAGTCGCGCTCAAGCCTAAGTCCATCGACCACATCCATGCCGCCGCCATTCCCCTGGCTGCGCTGACGGCGTGGCAGTCACTTTTCGATGCGGGCGGATTGAGCACGGGTCAGAAGGTGCTCATCCATGCGGCCGCTGGCGGCGTCGGGAGCTTTGCGGTGCAGCTCGCGAAGTGGAAGGGGGGCGCATGTGATCGGCACGGCGTCCAAACGCAACCAGGATTTCGTGAAAAACCTCGGGGCCGACGAAACCATCGACTATCAGACCACGCGCTTCGAAGAGGTGGTCCATGAGGTGGATGTCGTCTTCGACACGATCGGAGGCGAGACTCAGAAGCGCTCCTGGAAGGTGCTAAAGAAGGGCGGAATCCTGATTTCAATCGTTGGCCCTCCCTCAGCAAAGGAAGCCACCGCGCATGGCGTGCGCCAGGCTTCGGTGTTCGTCCAACCGTCAGCCGTGCAGCTCATTGAGCTTGGAAAGCTGGTCGATTTGAGAAAGCTTAAGTCCATTGTCGAAACCGTTCTGCCGCTCTCGGAAGCAAAGCGTGCCCACGAGCTCAGCCAGACAGGCCACACGCGCGGCAAGATCGTCCTCGAGGTGACATGATGGTTAAGTGTTCGACACCCAAGGATGACGCTCATCTATTCGCAAGGACATTCCGATTATATCGGCGGCGCGCACCTGCTGGCTCGCTCGGAGCTGGAAATCATCGCGGAGGAACGTGTCGCCAAGTTCATCCGCCTAAAGCACGACGGTCATCGCCTGACTCCAACGCGCACATTCAGGGAAGAGACAACGCTGCGCAAAGGCGCGCGGACAATTTCCCTGAAACGGGACGAGTTTCACTCTCCTGAGAGAGACCTTGTCATCTTCTTTCCCAACGAAAAGGTGATGATGGCTGTGGACTTCATCGCGCCGGGCTGGGTGCCGCTGCTGGATTTCGACATCACCGGCAATATGTTCGTCTACCTCGGCGCGACCGCCTCCTCGCATACGAGTTTGATGCATTCATCTCTGGACACACCGCTGACATCGGACGACGCAAGGATGTCGAGTTGACCAAAAAATACGCGTTCGATGTATATGAGACGGTAAAGCGAATCCACGGCCAGATAAACGTCGCCGAGCTTCTGGCTCAGAATCGCGACAACGAGCAAGCCAAATCAAGGCGCTGATTGAGGTAGTCACCGCCAAGGCCGCCGCCGATGTAAAGGGCCGATGGCTGAACGGGCCCATGAAGGGCGTCGACCTTTGGACAGAGAGACACTGCCGCGCCATGCTGCTTTACGTACGCTGGAGTGACTGAGGGATGAGCATGACGCACTCAGAAGCCCCAAGACTTGAGCGTCGCTCGCGGATAGGGATACGGAAAGTGGCCGGTTATGTGTGTGACCTGGCCGGTCACATCGTTAAAGATCCCAACTTACGGGTCCAAGAAGCGATCGAACTGGTGTTCAAGAAATTCCGAGAGCTGGAAAGTATCCACCAAACCTCGGTGGTTTCATGAGGAAAACATCGAGTTGCCCGTCAATAAAGCGGTGGGGGGCCCTCAATCGCGTGGGGCTAGGGCCGATAGATCACGGATGGCGTTGCCCGTGTGCAGTCGGTGGTGGTGGCCACGGTTCTCAGGCAATTGGTTTTGTTGAACGATGCGAGGCAGGAGGCTTTAAAAAAGCTGGAGCGGGGGTTGATCTTCAATTGCCGCGGATTGCGAACGGGTTGCATCCAGGCGCTGTTCGAGCTTGAGCGGGGATAGCCATGGTCGCACAAGAGAGAATCATTCGCACCACCCAGGGCAGGAGTAGCATCGAGCTTACCGCCGAGGTGGAGCGCATCGTGGCGCGATCCGGGATCCGACAGGGGCTTTGCCATGTCTTCGTGCACCACACCAGCGCCTCGCTCATGCTCTGCGAGAATGCCGACCCTACGGTGCGGCGTGACCTGGAGGCCTTTATGGCACGCTTGGTGCCGGACGGCGACCCCCTGTTTCGCCACACGACCGAGGGCCCCGATGACATGCCGGCCCACGTCCGCTCGGTTTTGACTCAATCGGCGCTCACCATCCCGGTAAGCGAAGGCCGCTGTGTGCTCGGGACCTGGCAGGGGATCTACCTGTGGGAGCATCGGTATCATGGCCACAGGCGCGAGCTGACGGTGACGGTGTACGGTGAATGAAGCGGCTCGGCACATTGATGTCTAGCGAGTAGATAGGTGCTCGAGCGATACCCCAAACCGCGCCGGCGCCTTCCCATAACGCCGGCGTGTCTACCACCAGGTCGAACAGCGTGACATCCGGCGGCAGGATCTCGTCGAGGATGGCTGCGACGATGTCTGGGGTCAGAGTGGTCAGGTTGACCATCCGGACCCGATTCTATCCGGTTCAGCCCCTGAGCCGACCATCCCCTCTTGGCCGGTGCTCGCACATGACACCAACCGGTCTCGAAAGTTGGTACTGGCCCATGAATGGCCCGAAAACTCTCCGTGACAAATCCAGGACGAGCCTGTTTGACAACTCACAAACCCAGCAGTAATTTTCTTGTCGACGAAAAGAGCGTTTAAAATACTTATTCGTCTATTGTGATACACCCCCTTTCTGTTAGAACCAAGAGCGGAGTGCAAGAGATGAATAAGCCACTGATGAATGTATTGGCCGAGGGTCACTATGCCGCCAATTTGGATGCAACACCGGGCGAGAGCTATGACACAAAATTCGAGTCCCTCGTGCGGGAGATGCTGCTCCACTTAGGCGAAGACCCAAACCGCGAAGGTCTTGACCGTACGCCTCAACGCGTAGCCAAGGCGATGAACTTCCTTACTAGCGGCTACCGCATGTCGGCCACCGAGGTTGTCAAGGACTCCCTGTTTTCCGAAGACTGCGATGAGATGATCGTGGTCAAAGATATCGAGTTCTATTCCCTCTGCGAACATCATATGCTCCCTTTTGCAGGCAGGGCCCATGTCGGTTATCTTCCTAATGGGCAAGTGATCGGCCTCTCGAAAATTGCTCGCGTCATTGATGTGTTCGCGCGTCGCCTGCAGCTCCAAGAACGGCTCACTAGCCAGGTCGCCATGACCCTAATGGAGGTGCTCAAAGCAACAGGCGTGGGCGTGGTGATGGAAGCCAGCCACTTTTGCATGGTCATGCGAGGGGTGCAAAAACAAAATAGCCTAACGGTAACGAGCGCGATGCTTGGCAAATTCCGGGAAAATACCCGGACTCGTGCTGAATTCTTAGAGTTGATAACGCACTCATGATTCCATCCTCAGGGCGCCAAGCAGGGCCAATCCCTGGCCCTGGCTTTCGATCGACCCCAAGTGGCTTGATCCCAACCGATACCCGATTCTATCCGGTTCAGCCTCTGAACCGACCCCTCGATTGATTGAGGTTGAATCGAGACCGTTTAGTTCTGATCGCGATTGTATGTGCAGACCTCTGAGATCTCAGCTTCGGAAAGATCGTGTCACTGCGATCGCTGGCTTTTTCTGTTCCATCAACAGCGGCGGCCACGAACAGTTGCGAATGAGTTGACCGCTAGCTCTCAACTTAAACTGTCCCTGAAACTATGCGAAGGCAGCGCTATGGTGACCTTCACGCATCTGGGCGACACCGTGTGGTAGGCTCTAACTTACGTCGTCAGAATTTTCGGCTAGAGTGTCTGCTTTTCCGCTCTTCGGGTGGTTGTGATTAGGTAACCATTTGAGATTGTGAGGCCCGAGTAATGGATCAAAGCAGGCGTTCACCTGCTATTGCCCACTTGTCCTGGGGCAGGATGGAAATTGACGGTTATGCTCCATTTAAACCCATCATGTACCCGGCATTCAACCGGCCGATGTGCAGGAATTAGTGGATAACGGTGCCGAGGTCATCGTCCTTTCAGAAGGGGTCCTGAACTACCTGCGGGTGTGTCCCGAAACACTACGGCTCCTCGACCAGAAAGGGATCACGACTCATGTACTTCAGACTGAGAAGGCCGTCAGCCTTTACAACCGGTTGTGCGAAAAGGAACGGGTCGGTGGGTTGTTCCATTCCACGTGCTGATTGAGAAGGGGTAGAGAAAAGGGGTGACTACCTGGATGCGATGTGCCGATGGATACGCGCCTAATCCGCAGATCATTATTGATCACATGTCTTCTAGCGACGCCACCAACAACGCTGGCTGACTATGAGCCAACACCGCGCATGGCATTGGGCACGCATTACAAGGAAGAGGCTGAATACAAGATCGATTATCGGTACGGATCTCATCATCAAAGGCAGGGTGCTGGCGGTGCCGAACTGTACCGCGATTGCGCATGCGCGCATCGAGCATTGGCAAGCGGTCGTAGCTCATCGAGCGTGAAGGCATCGAGGTGATCCGACTGCCACCTCGCTCTCCCAATTTGAACGCCTACGCGGAACGCTTCGTGCATTCCGTCAAGGAGGAAGTTCTCAATCGCATTATTTTCTTCGGTGAGAGCTCACTGCGCCGTGCCCTTCGCCATGGCGCATTACCATGCGCAACGCAACCATCAAGGCATCGAAAACAGAATAATCCAGCCTTCCAACATCGTTGCCTTTACCGATACGCCAATTCAGTGTCGCGATCGGCTCGGCGGCATGTGAAGTATTACTATCGGGAGGCAGCTTGCTGGCTGAAAGCCAGATACTCGATTGAAGCAACTGCCTGATTTGTCAAGTGCGGCTACAGCGCTACGATGATTTGTACGACAACGAATCGTACAAGAAGCTAAAAGCAGTCTAGATAATCTCTATAACCTATTGAATTTGGCGCGCCCGGAGGGACTCGAACCCCCGACCACCTGGTTCGAAGTCGGATGTGCTAATTAGGTGTTTTATGCGAATATACAGTTAGTTACGAATGCCGCCCTGTGCTATATTCGAGACTTCACCAACGAGAACTATCAATAAGTTACGTTTTCCGATGTCTATTGAATAGCACAGTTGCCCGAGCGTAACCGTGTCGCAGGTAGAAGCCGCATTTCGCGACGAGCCCCGACCGCATCGTGCCGATAAGTCCCCGCACGCCCTACTGCTGCGGCGCGCCCAGATAGTCCGTCTTTCCCAGTTCCACACCATTGTGGCGAAGGATGTTGTAGGCCGTAGTGACGTGGAAATGGAAGTTGGGCAGCACGAAGTTCAACAGGTAAGCCTGGCCCTTGAAGTTGAGTGTGCCGCGGGGCGTACTCAGCATGATGGGCTTTTCCTCCGAGCCATCGATCTGATCGGGCTTGAAGGTCTTGAGAAGGGCAATCGTCTTGTCGATGCGCGCATACAGTTCCGGAAACGTGGATTCGGTGTCTTCGTACTTGGGCGGATCGATGCCGGCCAGCCGCGACGGACATCCCTTGGCATTGTCTGTGGCGATCTGCACCTGCCGCGACAGTGGGAACATGTCCGGGTACAGGCGGCTGTTGATCAGCACGGCGGGATCGAACTTCTTCGCCTCGGCATGTGCGGCGCCCTTTTCCAGGATCCCCTTCAGGTTGTCGAGCATTCGGATGAAGGCAGGCACCGAGGCCTGGTACATCGAGATGGTCATGAGCTTTCTCCCGTGGGTCTTCGCCCTCGGTGCTTGCTAAGCGCTGCCCTATCGTCACGGAATCCTGTCGTGTTGCATGGCGTTCATTAACAAAATCGTGGGCTAGAGTCAGGCGCCGGAGTTTGTCGCCAACGTCATCTGCTGCGGTCGGATGCTCGGTTCGAAGACCTCCCTGACCTTCGCCTCGAACCACCGAAACGAAGGGTGCTGTTTCGAATAAAACAGATGCGTCGTCCGGCTGCGGCGATAATCCGATGCACCGAAGCGCGCGATCGGGGTCTGAAACCTCCCCGAATGCTGAAGCATTTCAGCCCACTTCTGCTCCAGTTTGCGGTCGGAGAGGGCATACCATACCTCGATGGGCGTGGTGAAACCGAGCAAATAGTCGATGTGCCAGTGGGGCTCGCCAACGGATGCAAGATGATGGCTGAGGCGAGCTCGAATGCCGCCATGGCCGCAGGCGCTTCCGAGGTACCCGTAAAATCCCGGGATAAACGTGAACCTCCCCAACCGGCCAATGACGAGCCGCTGAGTCTCCTTAACCGAAAGGACCAAGACGTAAACGCCCTTGCTTTCGGGCATTTCGATCATCGCGTTCTTGAGGTCTGTGAATCCCTCCGGCGTCCCAGCGATAGACTCTATGCGCATCGATATCATGGCGATGTCAGCAGCACCTTACCGGTGAACGATCGGGGTGT
This is a stretch of genomic DNA from Pseudomonadota bacterium. It encodes these proteins:
- a CDS encoding GIY-YIG nuclease family protein; this encodes MISMRIESIAGTPEGFTDLKNAMIEMPESKGVYVLVLSVKETQRLVIGRLGRFTFIPGFYGYLGSACGHGGIRARLSHHLASVGEPHWHIDYLLGFTTPIEVWYALSDRKLEQKWAEMLQHSGRFQTPIARFGASDYRRSRTTHLFYSKQHPSFRWFEAKVREVFEPSIRPQQMTLATNSGA